GGAAGCAATCGGGTCGATGGGCATCGATACCCCGCTCGCCGTCCTTTCCGACCGGCCAAAGCTGCTCTACACCTATTTCAAGCAGCTTTTCGCGCAGGTGACGAACCCGCCGATTGATCCGATCCGCGAGGAACTGGTCATGTCGCTGCTTTCGCTGATCGGGCCGCGCCCTAACCTGCTCGGTATGGACGAAAGCGGCGAATATAAGCGTCTGGAAGTCCGCCAACCCGTATTGACCAATGAAGACCTGGAGAAAATACGGACCATTGGCGATATCGCCGACAACGCATTCCGGACGATCACGATCGACCTCACCTATCCGGCGGAACAGGGTGCGGATGGCATGCGGGACGCGTTGAAAGGCATTTGCAGCCAGTCCGTCAAGGCATGCGAAGAGGGTTACAACATTATTATCCTGAGCGACCGCGCGATCAGCGAGGACCGCATCGCCATTCCGGCGCTGCTGGGAACTTCGGCTGTTCATCATCACCTTACCCGCGCCGGCCTTCGAACCGGTTCCGGACTGGTGGTCGAAACCGGCGAAGCCCGCGAGGTGCACCATTTCTGCCTGCTCGCCGGTTACGGCGCGGAAGCAATCAATCCGTATCTTGCCTTCGATACCCTGATGAGCATGCGCGATGACCTGCCGACCGAACTCAGTGAGTCCGAGTTAAAGAAGCGTTACATCAAGGCGGTTGACAAAGGAATCCTGAAGGTGATGTCGAAAATGGGTATTTCGACATACCAATCATACTGCGGTGCCCAGATCTTTGACGTGGTGGGACTGTCCAGCAATTTCGTCAAGGAGTATTTCTTCGGTACGCACACGGCCATCGAAGGCGTCGATCTGGAGCAGATTGCCATCGAAACCGTCGAACGCCACCGAATCGCTTTCGGCAGGGACCAGATTTACGAGAAATTCCTCGATGCCGGCGGCGATTACATGTTCCGGATCCGCGGCGAAGAACATTACTGGACGCCGGACACGATCGCGAGCCTGCAACATGCGGTACGCGGGAACGCCCAGCAGAAGTATCAGGAATATGCCAAGCTCGTGAACGATCAGAGCCGCAAGCTCAAGACTATCCGCGGACTGCTGGAGTTTCGCCAGGGATCTAATCCGGTACCGATAAATGAGGTGGAACCGGCCAGCGAGATCGTCAAGCGGTTCTCGACAGGCGCCATGTCGTTTGGCTCTATTTCGCGAGAAGCCCATGCGACTCTCGCCGTAGCTATGAACCGTATCGGCGGCAAGTCGAATACCGGCGAAGGCGGTGAAGAAGCAGATAGATTCAAGCCGATGGCGAACGGCGACTCCGAGCGTTCCGCCATCAAGCAGGTCGCTTCCGGGCGGTTCGGCGTGACGGCGGAGTACCTCGTCAACTCCGACATGATGCAAATCAAGATGGCGCAGGGCGCCAAGCCTGGCGAAGGGGGCCAGTTGCCGGGCCATAAAGTGGACGCGGTAATCGCAAAGGTGCGCCATTCAACGCCGGGCGTCGGTCTGATCTCGCCGCCGCCACACCATGATATCTATTCCATCGAGGATCTGGCGCAGTTGATTCACGACCTGAAGAACGTCAATCCCGAAGGCGACGTCAGCGTCAAACTGGTTTCGGAAATCGGCGTCGGCACCGTTGCGGCCGGCGTGTCCAAGGCAATGGCGGACCATGTCACGATTTCCGGCTTTGAAGGCGGAACCGGCGCCAGCCCCCTCACCTCAATTGCGCATGCCGGCTCGCCGTGGGAAATCGGCCTCGCCGAAACCCATCAGACCCTCGTTCTGAACAAACTGCGTGGCCGTATTGCCGTGCAGACGGATGGTGGCCTGCGCACCGGCAGGGATGTCGTGATCGGCGCAATGCTGGGCGCCGACGAATTTGGCTTTGCGTCCGCACCGCTGATTTCGGCCGGCTGCATCATGATGCGCAAATGCCATTTGAATACCTGTCCTGTCGGCATCGCCACCCAGGACCCGGAATTACGCAAACGGTTCATAGGGACACCGGAGCATGTCATAAACTTCTTCTTCTTCGTTGCCGAGGAAGTCCGGGAAATCATGGCTGAACTCGGCTTCCGTCGTTTCGACGAGATGATCGGGCAGTCCAACCGGCTGGATCAATCCAGGGCTATCGCCCACTACAAGGCAAAAGGCCTCGACCTGTCGCGGCTGCTGTATAAGCCCGACGCGGCGCCGGGTGTTGCGATTTACAACAGCGAACGCCAACATCACAAACTGGCCAATATCAAGGACCGGTGGCTGATCGAACAGGCCTTGCCGGCTCTCGAACAGGGCAAGCCCGTGCGCATCGAAGGCGAAATCAAGAATACGGATCGAACGGTCGGCGCAATGCTTTCCGGCGCGGTCGCCAAGCGGCACGGCCACGCGGGGCTTCCCGAAGACACGATCTCCATCAAGCTAACGGGCACCGCAGGGCAGAGCTTCGGCGCGTTTCTTGCCAATGGCATATCCCTGGAATTGATTGGCGATGCCAATGACTATGTCGGCAAGGGACTGAGTGGCGGACGCATCGTCATTTCGCCGCCGCCGGAAAGCCAGATTATACCGGAAGTGAGCATAATTGTCGGTAATACGGTCCTGTATGGCGCAACCGAAGGCGAATGCTATTTCCGCGGCGTGGCGGGAGAACGTTTTGCGGTGCGGAATTCAGGCGCCATCGCGGTCGTCGAAGGCGTTGGCGACCACGGATGCGAGTATATGACCGGCGGCATCGTTGTCGTCCTGGGGCATACCGGCCGGAATTTCGCCGCGGGCATGAGCGGCGGCATCGCCTATGTTCTCGACGAGGAAGGGAACTTCGAACAGCGCTGCAATCTCGCCATGGTCGAACTT
The window above is part of the Alphaproteobacteria bacterium genome. Proteins encoded here:
- the gltB gene encoding glutamate synthase large subunit — encoded protein: MGSNRYIAPPGFPENQGLYDSRNEHDACGIGFVANIKGKKSHAIIEQGLQVLVNLTHRGAVGADPKAGDGAGILIQIPDEFYRQECAKLGFDLPPAGEYGVGMVFLPRDADRRKSCEDAIEQYTATEGQILLGWRDVPLDDSDLSPTVSENAPVIRQVFIGKGANCADTDALERKLFVIRKQATRENDETSNSLGDFYFASLSARTVVYKGMVLANQVASFYPEILDERVVTAMALVHQRFSTNTFPAWRLAHPFRMICHNGEINTMRGNLNWMNARRYAMKSDLFGEDLDKVWPLIPEGQSDSAGFDNALELLVRGGYSLAHAMMMLIPEAWDSNPLMDRQRRAFYEYHAALMEPWDGPAAVAFSDGRQIGATLDRNGLRPARYLVTDDDMLLMASEMGVLDIPEERIIQKWRLQPGKMLLIDLEQGRIIDDAEIKAGLAGKQPYQEWLDRTQIVLEDLPETGATTPASNTPSLLDRQQAFGYTQEDLRQLMAPMAATGQEAIGSMGIDTPLAVLSDRPKLLYTYFKQLFAQVTNPPIDPIREELVMSLLSLIGPRPNLLGMDESGEYKRLEVRQPVLTNEDLEKIRTIGDIADNAFRTITIDLTYPAEQGADGMRDALKGICSQSVKACEEGYNIIILSDRAISEDRIAIPALLGTSAVHHHLTRAGLRTGSGLVVETGEAREVHHFCLLAGYGAEAINPYLAFDTLMSMRDDLPTELSESELKKRYIKAVDKGILKVMSKMGISTYQSYCGAQIFDVVGLSSNFVKEYFFGTHTAIEGVDLEQIAIETVERHRIAFGRDQIYEKFLDAGGDYMFRIRGEEHYWTPDTIASLQHAVRGNAQQKYQEYAKLVNDQSRKLKTIRGLLEFRQGSNPVPINEVEPASEIVKRFSTGAMSFGSISREAHATLAVAMNRIGGKSNTGEGGEEADRFKPMANGDSERSAIKQVASGRFGVTAEYLVNSDMMQIKMAQGAKPGEGGQLPGHKVDAVIAKVRHSTPGVGLISPPPHHDIYSIEDLAQLIHDLKNVNPEGDVSVKLVSEIGVGTVAAGVSKAMADHVTISGFEGGTGASPLTSIAHAGSPWEIGLAETHQTLVLNKLRGRIAVQTDGGLRTGRDVVIGAMLGADEFGFASAPLISAGCIMMRKCHLNTCPVGIATQDPELRKRFIGTPEHVINFFFFVAEEVREIMAELGFRRFDEMIGQSNRLDQSRAIAHYKAKGLDLSRLLYKPDAAPGVAIYNSERQHHKLANIKDRWLIEQALPALEQGKPVRIEGEIKNTDRTVGAMLSGAVAKRHGHAGLPEDTISIKLTGTAGQSFGAFLANGISLELIGDANDYVGKGLSGGRIVISPPPESQIIPEVSIIVGNTVLYGATEGECYFRGVAGERFAVRNSGAIAVVEGVGDHGCEYMTGGIVVVLGHTGRNFAAGMSGGIAYVLDEEGNFEQRCNLAMVELEPVTEEDETLEIIGHQGGDLETHGKVDVMRDMTRHDSERLHKLIEAHVHYTNSARAKEILNNWDEYQSKFVKVMPVDYRRALQEMQTARLTASDAGMQAEGV